A genomic stretch from Bacillus sp. N1-1 includes:
- a CDS encoding ABC transporter permease subunit — MRSNYILYLFLLPAIILTLIFHYVPMYGTIIAFKDFSPIKGIWGSDWVGLEHFMNFLNSPNFLSILMNTIKLSSFDLLIGFPVPVILALMLNQLRRARVKKNLQLILYAPHFISVVVISGMLFIFLSPTGPINSIMTLFTNEPYSFMSDPDAFRSIYIFSGVWQGAGFASIIYVAALSNVDPQLHDAATIDGASLLQRIKHIDLPTLKPVMAVLFILAAGGIMAIGFEKAYLLQTSMNLPASEIIPTYVYKRGLQAGDYSFATAVGLFNAIINVILLFTVNHVVKKLNDGEGLV, encoded by the coding sequence ATGCGTAGTAACTATATCCTCTATTTATTTTTACTGCCTGCGATCATTCTGACACTTATCTTTCATTACGTACCTATGTATGGAACAATTATTGCATTTAAAGATTTTAGTCCAATTAAAGGAATTTGGGGAAGTGATTGGGTTGGATTGGAGCATTTCATGAACTTTTTAAATTCACCCAATTTCTTGAGTATCCTGATGAATACCATAAAGCTTAGTTCTTTTGATTTGTTAATCGGATTTCCTGTTCCCGTCATTCTAGCACTAATGTTAAATCAATTAAGACGAGCTAGAGTCAAGAAAAACCTTCAATTAATTCTTTATGCGCCGCATTTTATTTCGGTGGTAGTAATTTCCGGAATGCTGTTTATCTTTCTATCTCCCACAGGGCCTATAAACAGTATCATGACCCTTTTTACAAACGAACCATATTCATTTATGTCTGATCCAGATGCTTTCCGCTCCATTTATATTTTTTCAGGCGTATGGCAAGGTGCTGGTTTTGCATCAATCATCTATGTGGCAGCGCTATCAAATGTTGATCCACAGCTTCATGATGCTGCCACGATTGATGGCGCATCTTTACTCCAAAGAATAAAGCATATTGATCTTCCTACTTTAAAGCCTGTTATGGCTGTTCTGTTCATATTGGCTGCTGGAGGCATTATGGCGATCGGGTTTGAAAAAGCCTACTTATTGCAAACAAGTATGAACTTGCCAGCTTCTGAGATCATACCAACCTATGTTTATAAACGCGGGCTACAAGCAGGAGACTATTCATTCGCAACAGCAGTCGGGTTATTCAATGCCATTATCAATGTCATCTTACTGTTTACTGTGAATCATGTCGTCAAGAAACTTAATGATGGTGAAGGTCTTGTGTGA
- a CDS encoding carbohydrate ABC transporter permease, translating to MSRLINNSKKDRYLLLINKILLSFIVLIVLVPLMYVLLGSFLQPNILLTQGFSLNPDHWTIDGYSRIFADGTIMRGFFNSILYATSFTVISVLVAILAGYSLSVDSLAWKKTIMFFFLLTMFFSGGLIPTYLVVRNLGLLDTMWAIILPGSVSVWNIILARTYFKGLPKELKEAAKIDGASDFMIFLKIIIPLSKPIIFVLALYAFIGQWNAYFDAMIYLEDQSKYPLQLILRSILIQNEVEPGMISDQLAMAEMQRISEMIKYSSIVLASLPLLIMYPFFQKYFEKGVMVGSLK from the coding sequence ATGAGCCGTTTAATAAACAACTCAAAGAAAGACCGTTATCTACTGTTAATCAACAAAATTCTTTTATCATTTATTGTTTTAATCGTGTTAGTGCCTCTTATGTATGTCCTGCTGGGATCGTTCCTGCAGCCCAATATTTTATTAACACAAGGGTTTTCACTGAACCCGGACCATTGGACGATTGATGGTTATTCAAGAATTTTTGCGGATGGAACTATAATGAGGGGATTTTTTAATTCCATATTATATGCGACTTCTTTTACGGTTATATCTGTTTTAGTAGCCATTCTTGCAGGCTATTCGTTATCTGTTGATAGTCTGGCTTGGAAAAAAACCATTATGTTTTTCTTCTTGCTTACCATGTTTTTCAGTGGCGGGTTGATTCCTACATACTTGGTTGTTCGTAATCTTGGATTGTTAGACACGATGTGGGCAATTATTTTACCTGGATCTGTCTCTGTTTGGAATATTATTTTGGCAAGAACTTATTTTAAAGGCCTTCCAAAAGAATTAAAAGAAGCAGCCAAAATTGACGGTGCTTCCGATTTTATGATCTTCCTAAAAATCATTATCCCATTATCAAAGCCGATTATATTCGTATTAGCACTCTATGCTTTCATTGGGCAGTGGAATGCTTACTTTGATGCAATGATTTACTTGGAAGATCAGAGCAAATATCCGTTACAGCTCATTTTGCGTTCTATCTTAATTCAAAATGAAGTCGAGCCTGGAATGATCTCAGATCAACTTGCCATGGCGGAAATGCAAAGGATATCAGAAATGATTAAATATTCATCCATTGTACTGGCTAGTTTACCTTTACTAATTATGTATCCGTTTTTCCAGAAGTACTTTGAAAAAGGCGTTATGGTAGGATCATTAAAATAA
- a CDS encoding LacI family DNA-binding transcriptional regulator: MKRVKLDDVAKAAGVTRTTVSRVINNRGYISERTRKKVKEAMEELHYYPNDLARSLYKKKTRFIGLIVPTISNPFFGELTFHVENILADLGYKVILCNSLNNPEKEESYSEMLIRHQVDGIIVCSHNRGVSTYQRQNIPVVAIDRYLSPTVPVISSDNYKGGKMAVEHLIDKGCKNIVHINGPSQLETPTQLRRKAYEDIITNPITYEIQDVFDGQQAIELIRKIFSEVPQVDGIFASDDMIGVSCLNVAREKGIKVPEELKVVGYDGTKTLMNIQPNLTTIRQPIESLAQSTVSTLLKLVDDPEANVELETILPVKLLENRTT, from the coding sequence ATGAAAAGGGTAAAGTTAGACGATGTTGCAAAAGCAGCCGGGGTAACGCGAACAACGGTTTCAAGAGTGATTAATAATCGTGGGTACATAAGTGAACGTACGAGAAAAAAAGTAAAAGAAGCGATGGAGGAGTTACATTATTATCCAAATGATTTGGCGCGGTCGCTTTATAAGAAAAAGACACGCTTTATTGGATTAATTGTTCCTACTATAAGTAATCCTTTCTTTGGAGAATTGACCTTTCATGTTGAAAATATTTTAGCTGATTTAGGCTATAAAGTGATTTTGTGTAACAGTTTGAATAATCCAGAAAAAGAAGAATCTTACTCGGAAATGTTAATACGTCACCAGGTTGATGGAATAATAGTTTGTTCCCACAACCGTGGAGTTAGTACGTACCAACGTCAAAATATTCCTGTTGTGGCCATTGACAGGTATCTATCACCAACAGTCCCTGTCATCTCTTCAGATAATTACAAAGGTGGGAAAATGGCTGTCGAGCATTTGATCGATAAAGGATGTAAGAATATTGTACATATCAATGGTCCTTCTCAGCTTGAGACGCCTACACAGTTAAGACGAAAAGCCTACGAGGATATTATAACAAACCCAATCACATATGAAATTCAAGATGTATTTGATGGGCAGCAAGCTATAGAACTTATACGAAAGATATTCTCAGAGGTTCCTCAAGTAGATGGCATTTTTGCAAGTGATGATATGATTGGTGTTTCTTGTTTAAATGTAGCTAGGGAAAAAGGAATTAAGGTTCCTGAGGAATTGAAGGTTGTTGGGTATGATGGCACAAAAACACTAATGAACATTCAACCTAACCTAACAACTATTAGGCAACCCATTGAAAGCTTGGCGCAGAGCACGGTTAGTACCCTTTTGAAATTAGTTGATGATCCGGAAGCAAACGTTGAGTTGGAAACCATACTACCTGTTAAATTATTGGAAAACCGAACAACTTAA